A single window of Longimicrobiales bacterium DNA harbors:
- a CDS encoding NAD(P)-binding domain-containing protein has translation MSDGPPAESQPPPGVALRTEIVVIGAGQGGLSSAYHLKRRALEPVREFLVLDRYPQPGGAWQYRWPSLTLSTVNRLHDLPGLKFSDVIDTAQQEVRASDAVPAYFAEYERTFQLPVYRPVSVTVVCRRDDRFRVEIDGGGYISARGIINATGTWDSPYIPDYPGRDRFRGRQLHTKDFRTADEFAGRHVVIVGGGISAIQLLDQISRVTSTTWVTRSPPDFREGPFDEERGRAAVAIVEDRVRRGLPPGSVVSVTGLPVTPAIMDMRQRGVLERLPMFAEITEEGVRWEDGSDVRADVILWCTGFRSSLDHLAPLMLREEGGGIRMTGRLATQVAREPRVHLVGYGPSASTIGANRAGGAAASELMKTLGLS, from the coding sequence ATGAGCGACGGCCCGCCCGCCGAGTCGCAGCCGCCGCCGGGCGTAGCACTGCGCACGGAAATCGTTGTGATCGGTGCCGGGCAGGGCGGGCTGTCGTCGGCGTACCACCTGAAGCGCCGCGCGCTCGAGCCGGTTCGCGAGTTCCTCGTTCTCGACCGCTACCCGCAGCCCGGCGGCGCCTGGCAGTACCGCTGGCCGTCGCTTACGCTGAGCACCGTAAACCGCCTGCACGATCTGCCCGGGCTGAAGTTCAGCGATGTGATCGACACGGCGCAGCAGGAAGTACGCGCGAGCGACGCGGTGCCGGCGTACTTCGCGGAGTACGAACGGACGTTCCAGCTGCCGGTGTACCGGCCCGTCAGCGTGACCGTGGTCTGCCGGCGCGACGACCGGTTCCGCGTGGAGATCGACGGCGGCGGCTACATCTCGGCGCGCGGCATCATCAACGCAACCGGTACGTGGGACAGCCCTTACATCCCCGACTACCCGGGCAGGGACCGCTTCCGCGGGCGACAGCTGCACACGAAAGACTTCCGGACTGCGGACGAGTTCGCCGGCCGGCACGTCGTGATCGTCGGCGGCGGCATCTCCGCGATCCAGCTGCTCGACCAGATCTCGCGCGTCACGTCAACGACGTGGGTCACGCGCAGCCCACCCGACTTCCGCGAAGGCCCGTTCGACGAGGAGCGCGGTCGCGCTGCCGTCGCGATCGTCGAAGACCGCGTGCGCCGCGGACTGCCGCCGGGCTCCGTCGTGTCCGTGACAGGGCTCCCGGTCACACCTGCCATCATGGATATGCGGCAGCGTGGCGTGCTGGAGCGGTTGCCGATGTTCGCGGAGATCACCGAGGAGGGGGTGCGCTGGGAGGACGGGTCGGATGTCAGGGCGGACGTGATCCTCTGGTGCACCGGCTTCCGCAGCTCGCTCGACCATCTCGCACCGCTGATGCTGCGCGAGGAGGGGGGCGGCATACGGATGACTGGACGGCTAGCGACGCAGGTCGCCAGGGAGCCACGCGTACACCTGGTCGGTTACGGCCCTTCCGCGTCCACGATCGGAGCGAATCGCGCCGGCGGCGCGGCCGCATCGGAGCTGATGAAAACGCTGGGGCTTTCGTGA